A section of the Stenotrophomonas sp. 364 genome encodes:
- the zupT gene encoding zinc transporter ZupT encodes MLEISSENVWVALGVTLAAGLATGLGSLMVLFSRRPNPRLLAFGLAFAGGAMVFVSLTEILNKAIDSFTQAYDARLGFAYGTAAFLAGVLLIVVIDHLIPNPHESLDKQDPVFRDNNKAYIKRVGLLTAIAITAHNFPEGLATFFATLESPSVGMPLAFAIAIHNIPEGIAIAVPVYFATQNKWYAFGASLLSGLAEPVGAAIGYFALSGMLNHATFGWVFGLISGVMVFLALDELLPAAKRYAKGHETVYGLVAGMGSLAVSLVLFKW; translated from the coding sequence ATGCTCGAAATTTCGTCTGAAAACGTCTGGGTCGCGCTTGGCGTGACCCTGGCTGCCGGCCTGGCAACCGGCCTGGGCAGCCTGATGGTGCTGTTCTCGCGTCGCCCCAACCCGCGGCTGCTGGCCTTCGGGCTGGCCTTTGCCGGTGGCGCGATGGTGTTCGTGTCGCTCACCGAGATCCTGAACAAGGCGATCGATTCGTTCACCCAGGCCTACGATGCCCGGCTGGGCTTCGCCTACGGCACGGCTGCGTTCCTGGCCGGGGTGCTGCTGATCGTGGTGATCGATCACCTGATCCCGAACCCGCACGAGAGCCTGGACAAGCAGGATCCGGTATTCCGCGACAACAACAAGGCCTACATCAAGCGGGTGGGCCTGCTGACCGCGATCGCGATCACCGCGCACAACTTTCCCGAAGGCCTGGCCACGTTCTTTGCCACGCTGGAGAGCCCTTCGGTGGGCATGCCGCTGGCCTTCGCCATCGCCATCCACAACATCCCCGAAGGCATCGCCATTGCGGTGCCGGTGTATTTCGCCACCCAGAACAAGTGGTACGCCTTCGGCGCCAGCCTGCTCTCGGGCCTGGCCGAGCCGGTCGGCGCGGCGATCGGCTACTTCGCGCTCTCGGGCATGCTCAACCACGCCACTTTCGGCTGGGTGTTCGGCCTGATTTCCGGGGTGATGGTGTTCCTCGCCTTGGACGAACTGCTGCCGGCGGCAAAGCGCTACGCCAAGGGCCACGAAACCGTGTACGGCCTGGTGGCCGGCATGGGAAGCCTGGCGGTCAGCCTGGTGCTGTTCAAGTGGTGA
- a CDS encoding RluA family pseudouridine synthase, producing the protein MTSVRIITVPADRAGQRLDNFLLGQLKGAPRSLIYKLVRSGQVRINGGRAKAERKLEPGDEVRVPPVRLTEEGDKAGPPAAFMKRLEDAIVFEDDRLLALNKPSGVASHGGSGISFGAIETLRALRPGKTLELVHRLDRDTSGLLIVAKKRSALSELQALLREDHGSGIRKHYLTLLVGRMPDGTMTVDAPLHVGLRQGGERHVQVNPIGKESISHFRVLERKGGHSYCEVRIETGRTHQIRVHAQHLGHPVAGDDKYGDPDVNKRLREQIGLKRLFLHAASLEFALDAGKTPYLLNAPLAEELTEVLNRLK; encoded by the coding sequence ATGACCAGCGTACGTATCATCACCGTCCCGGCCGACCGCGCCGGGCAGCGCCTGGACAACTTCCTGCTCGGCCAGCTCAAGGGTGCGCCCCGCAGCCTGATCTACAAGCTGGTGCGCAGTGGCCAGGTCCGGATCAACGGCGGCCGCGCCAAGGCCGAGCGCAAGCTGGAGCCGGGCGATGAGGTCCGGGTGCCGCCGGTCCGTCTCACCGAGGAGGGCGACAAGGCAGGCCCGCCCGCCGCGTTCATGAAACGGCTGGAAGATGCCATCGTGTTCGAAGACGATCGGTTGCTGGCGCTGAACAAGCCGTCGGGCGTGGCCAGCCACGGCGGCAGTGGGATCAGCTTCGGCGCGATCGAGACGCTGCGGGCGCTGCGCCCAGGCAAGACCCTGGAACTGGTGCACCGGCTGGACCGCGACACGTCGGGCCTGCTGATCGTGGCCAAGAAGCGTTCGGCGCTGAGCGAGCTGCAGGCGCTGCTGCGCGAAGACCACGGCTCGGGCATCCGCAAGCACTACCTGACGCTGCTGGTCGGGCGCATGCCCGACGGCACCATGACCGTGGATGCGCCGCTGCATGTGGGGCTGCGCCAGGGCGGGGAGCGGCATGTGCAGGTCAACCCGATCGGCAAGGAGTCGATCAGTCACTTCAGGGTGCTGGAACGCAAGGGCGGGCATTCGTACTGCGAGGTCCGCATCGAAACCGGACGCACCCACCAGATCCGCGTGCATGCACAGCACCTGGGTCATCCGGTCGCCGGTGACGACAAGTACGGCGATCCGGACGTCAACAAGCGGCTTCGTGAGCAGATCGGGCTCAAGCGCCTGTTCCTGCACGCCGCCTCGCTGGAGTTCGCCCTGGATGCCGGCAAGACCCCGTACCTGCTCAACGCGCCGCTGGCCGAGGAGCTGACCGAGGTGCTGAACCGGTTGAAGTAA
- a CDS encoding 4a-hydroxytetrahydrobiopterin dehydratase — MADLIPLARAHCVPRKGSDHKLGEARVAELLAQVPGWELAEHGQALTRTFRFDDYHRTMAFVNALAWVAHREDHHPDLGVHYDRAVVRFSTHDVGGLSENDFICAAKASALTE; from the coding sequence ATGGCCGACCTGATTCCGCTGGCGCGGGCGCACTGCGTGCCGCGCAAGGGCAGCGACCACAAGCTGGGCGAGGCCCGCGTGGCCGAACTGCTGGCCCAGGTGCCCGGCTGGGAGCTGGCCGAACACGGCCAGGCGCTGACCCGCACCTTCCGCTTCGACGACTACCACCGGACCATGGCCTTCGTGAACGCACTGGCCTGGGTGGCCCACCGCGAAGACCACCACCCCGACCTGGGCGTGCATTACGACCGGGCGGTGGTGCGCTTTTCCACCCACGACGTGGGTGGCCTGAGCGAAAACGACTTCATCTGCGCAGCGAAGGCTTCGGCCCTGACGGAGTGA
- a CDS encoding Rne/Rng family ribonuclease, with the protein MKRMLINATQAEELRVAIVDGQTLYDIDIEQPSKEQKKSNIYKGRITRLEPSLEAAFVEYGGERHGFLPLKEISRDYFAAGVDHNKAGIRELLREGQEVVVQVDKEERGNKGAALTTFISLAGRYMVLMPNSPTAGGVSRRIEGEDRAALKEALDKLNIPDDMGVIIRTAGVGRDAEELQWDLDYLLQVWKSIAEAALTKPASFLIYQESRLIVRALRDYLRADVGEILVDTQELYETAREFMQQVMPQTLRKLKHYTDDIPLFNRFQIESQIEGAYERNVRLPSGGSIVVDQTEALTAIDVNSSRATKGSDIEDTAFQTNLEAAEEVARQLRLRDLGGLVVIDFIDMASNKHQREVENRLQNALKYDRARVQLGRISRFGLMEMSRQRLRPSLGESSQIVCPRCDGHGRMRSVESLSLSIIRVAEEHAMKENTGQVLVQAPVEIANYLLNEKRSALREIEQRHDAPIVIVADEQLHTPHYEVTRLRDNELGEESGKPSYQRGTPRKLPVHALTKAQLNIPVAPAVTQVKHSQPAPIREAPEPEAAPAPVAAPAPVAAPAATGVVGWLKRIFGGEPAPATAPPANARPAQDGNRTNRNKDRNKDRTGGRRDERGGERNGNGGAQAQGQGRGKDRGERGERGERGGKNERRDERRQDVAAPVAGNAAQVQAPGQAKPRNEQQPKQPRNEQQPKLKQKQNPQQPKPQQGDADKAGASDKPARQPQADAPKPGNTTAPVADAALVAAAAVGVADAAAPYAAAQDSAHTAAAVDEAQVATGENGEQADAPGTGDDANGEGGSRRRRGRRGGRRRRRGNGEQAAGSDGLNDDAGLDDDGDSDDQEGDQEGGDTAQAPRPAAGNGQPQPEFEFDDETAAAPAAAPVRAPRPAPVAAPVAAVAAAEPVAVVSSPVVTAGHSEAAPVAPQVPAEKPAPSYTDRVPFVESPMPAPPVVDVAKPTQVAPVVEAPKAVEAAPVVEAPKAVEAAPVAAAPKAVEAAPVVEAPKAVEAAPVAAAPKAAEAAPVVEAPKAVEAAPVAAAPKAVEAAPVVEAPKAVEAAPVAAAPKAVEAAPVVEAPKPVDTAPAAVTADERQDARPVQSSMLEVDPTQPAPEKAAPAPVARVEAAPAAPVVHNGQLFGNAGSDTPASTDAAAQAAQAEAREDIPTDVAQAEEAGTPDQDKHDKA; encoded by the coding sequence ATGAAGCGAATGCTGATCAATGCCACGCAGGCTGAAGAGCTGCGGGTAGCCATCGTGGATGGCCAGACGCTGTACGACATCGACATCGAACAGCCGTCCAAGGAACAGAAGAAGTCGAACATCTACAAGGGTCGCATCACGCGCCTTGAACCGTCGCTGGAAGCGGCCTTCGTCGAATACGGCGGTGAACGCCACGGCTTCCTGCCGCTGAAGGAAATCTCGCGCGATTACTTCGCTGCGGGCGTGGACCACAACAAGGCCGGCATCCGCGAACTGCTGCGTGAAGGCCAGGAAGTGGTTGTCCAGGTCGACAAGGAAGAGCGTGGCAACAAGGGCGCCGCCCTGACCACGTTCATCTCCCTGGCGGGCCGCTACATGGTCCTGATGCCGAACTCGCCCACCGCCGGCGGCGTGTCGCGTCGCATCGAGGGCGAAGACCGTGCCGCGCTGAAGGAAGCGCTGGACAAGCTGAACATCCCCGACGACATGGGCGTGATCATCCGCACCGCCGGCGTCGGCCGCGATGCCGAAGAGCTGCAGTGGGATCTGGATTACCTGCTGCAGGTGTGGAAGTCGATCGCCGAAGCGGCGCTGACCAAGCCGGCCTCCTTCCTGATCTACCAGGAGTCGCGCCTGATCGTGCGCGCCCTGCGTGACTACCTGCGCGCCGACGTCGGCGAGATCCTGGTGGACACCCAGGAACTGTACGAGACCGCCCGCGAGTTCATGCAGCAGGTGATGCCGCAGACCCTGCGCAAGCTCAAGCACTACACCGACGACATCCCGCTGTTCAACCGCTTCCAGATCGAATCGCAGATCGAAGGCGCGTATGAGCGCAACGTGCGCCTGCCCTCCGGCGGCTCGATCGTGGTCGACCAGACCGAAGCGCTGACCGCCATCGACGTCAACTCCTCGCGCGCCACCAAGGGCAGCGATATCGAGGACACCGCGTTCCAGACCAACCTGGAAGCGGCCGAAGAAGTGGCCCGCCAGCTGCGCCTGCGCGACCTGGGCGGCCTGGTGGTCATCGATTTCATCGACATGGCCTCCAACAAGCACCAGCGCGAAGTTGAAAACCGCCTGCAGAACGCGCTCAAGTACGACCGTGCGCGCGTGCAGCTGGGCCGCATCTCGCGCTTTGGCCTGATGGAAATGAGCCGCCAGCGCCTGCGCCCGAGCCTGGGCGAATCCAGCCAGATCGTGTGCCCGCGTTGCGACGGCCATGGCCGCATGCGCAGCGTCGAGTCGCTGTCGCTGTCGATCATCCGCGTGGCTGAAGAGCATGCGATGAAGGAGAACACCGGGCAGGTGCTGGTCCAGGCCCCGGTCGAGATCGCCAACTACCTGCTCAATGAAAAGCGCAGCGCCCTGCGCGAAATCGAACAGCGCCATGACGCGCCGATCGTGATCGTCGCCGACGAACAGCTGCACACCCCGCATTACGAAGTGACCCGCCTGCGCGACAACGAGCTGGGCGAAGAAAGCGGCAAGCCGAGCTACCAGCGCGGCACCCCGCGCAAGCTGCCGGTGCATGCGCTGACCAAGGCCCAGCTGAACATTCCGGTGGCCCCGGCGGTGACCCAGGTCAAGCACAGCCAGCCGGCGCCGATCCGCGAAGCCCCGGAACCGGAAGCCGCACCCGCACCGGTCGCTGCCCCGGCCCCGGTGGCCGCACCGGCCGCCACTGGCGTGGTGGGCTGGCTCAAGCGCATCTTCGGTGGCGAGCCGGCCCCGGCCACTGCCCCGCCGGCGAACGCACGCCCGGCCCAGGACGGCAACCGCACCAACCGCAACAAGGATCGCAACAAGGACCGCACTGGCGGCCGCCGCGATGAACGCGGTGGCGAGCGCAACGGCAATGGCGGCGCACAGGCGCAGGGCCAGGGTCGTGGCAAGGACCGCGGTGAACGTGGCGAGCGTGGCGAACGCGGTGGCAAGAACGAGCGTCGTGACGAGCGCCGCCAGGACGTCGCCGCACCGGTGGCCGGCAATGCCGCACAGGTGCAGGCACCGGGCCAGGCCAAGCCGCGCAACGAACAGCAGCCCAAGCAGCCGCGCAATGAGCAGCAGCCGAAGCTGAAGCAGAAGCAGAACCCGCAGCAGCCCAAGCCGCAGCAGGGCGATGCCGACAAGGCCGGGGCCAGCGACAAGCCGGCACGCCAGCCGCAGGCCGATGCGCCGAAGCCGGGCAACACGACCGCGCCGGTTGCCGATGCCGCACTGGTGGCCGCCGCTGCCGTGGGCGTGGCCGACGCCGCCGCCCCGTACGCCGCCGCGCAGGACAGCGCACACACCGCGGCCGCCGTGGACGAGGCGCAGGTTGCCACCGGCGAGAACGGTGAACAGGCCGATGCCCCGGGCACCGGCGATGACGCCAATGGCGAAGGCGGCTCGCGCCGTCGTCGCGGCCGTCGCGGTGGCCGTCGTCGTCGTCGTGGCAATGGCGAGCAGGCTGCCGGCAGCGATGGCCTGAACGATGACGCCGGTCTGGATGATGACGGCGACAGCGATGACCAGGAGGGCGACCAGGAGGGTGGCGACACCGCCCAGGCCCCGCGTCCGGCGGCCGGCAATGGCCAGCCGCAGCCGGAGTTCGAGTTCGACGACGAAACCGCTGCTGCGCCCGCCGCGGCACCGGTCCGTGCGCCGCGCCCGGCACCCGTCGCTGCGCCGGTGGCCGCTGTGGCCGCCGCCGAACCGGTGGCCGTGGTCAGCAGCCCGGTCGTGACCGCCGGTCACAGCGAGGCCGCCCCGGTGGCCCCGCAGGTGCCGGCCGAGAAGCCTGCCCCGTCCTACACCGACCGCGTGCCGTTCGTGGAATCGCCGATGCCGGCACCGCCGGTGGTCGACGTTGCCAAGCCGACCCAGGTTGCGCCGGTGGTCGAGGCACCGAAGGCAGTTGAAGCGGCTCCGGTGGTTGAAGCACCGAAGGCTGTGGAAGCCGCTCCGGTCGCAGCAGCACCGAAGGCTGTTGAAGCTGCCCCGGTGGTCGAAGCACCGAAGGCCGTTGAAGCCGCTCCGGTCGCCGCAGCGCCGAAGGCTGCTGAAGCTGCCCCGGTGGTTGAAGCACCGAAGGCCGTTGAAGCCGCTCCGGTCGCCGCAGCGCCGAAGGCTGTTGAAGCTGCCCCGGTGGTTGAAGCACCGAAGGCCGTTGAGGCCGCCCCGGTTGCCGCGGCACCGAAGGCGGTTGAAGCTGCCCCGGTGGTCGAAGCACCGAAGCCGGTGGACACCGCTCCGGCCGCCGTGACCGCCGATGAACGCCAGGACGCGCGTCCGGTGCAGTCCAGCATGCTGGAGGTCGACCCGACCCAGCCGGCACCGGAGAAGGCCGCACCGGCCCCGGTCGCCCGCGTCGAGGCCGCCCCGGCGGCCCCGGTCGTGCATAACGGCCAGCTGTTCGGCAATGCGGGCAGCGACACCCCCGCCAGCACCGACGCTGCCGCACAGGCTGCCCAGGCCGAAGCCCGCGAGGACATCCCCACCGATGTCGCGCAGGCCGAAGAAGCCGGCACGCCGGATCAGGACAAGCACGACAAGGCCTGA
- a CDS encoding energy transducer TonB produces MKLQSLVLSSIALTALAGCNKPAEPTAPVAAPTEVAAVKTPPPQYPIELACQGIGGTSTFKVVIAANGKPSQVAQVTSSGNAQLDAQAKTAVEGWEFKAATRAGQTVSTTIQVPVSFNPPQPKPDECFAVEERLRRGG; encoded by the coding sequence ATGAAACTGCAGTCCCTCGTGTTGTCCAGCATTGCCCTTACCGCCCTGGCCGGCTGCAACAAGCCGGCCGAGCCGACCGCCCCGGTGGCCGCGCCGACCGAAGTGGCCGCCGTGAAGACCCCGCCGCCGCAGTACCCGATCGAACTGGCCTGCCAGGGCATCGGCGGCACCAGCACCTTCAAGGTGGTGATTGCCGCCAACGGCAAGCCCAGCCAGGTGGCGCAGGTGACCAGCAGCGGCAACGCCCAGCTCGACGCACAGGCCAAGACCGCGGTGGAAGGCTGGGAGTTCAAGGCGGCCACCCGCGCCGGCCAGACGGTGTCCACCACCATCCAGGTGCCGGTGAGCTTCAACCCGCCGCAACCCAAGCCGGACGAGTGCTTCGCGGTGGAAGAGCGGCTGCGCCGGGGCGGTTGA
- a CDS encoding endonuclease/exonuclease/phosphatase family protein: MAGLLASAALLAGVALAAEPVAVAPIPVSSASAAPGMSMVTFNLHHDREDWPARRKVILRELRSLHPDAIALQEVIQKPHVRNQAAWLARKLGYDYQFVSTDPPGRFKRYGNALLTRRPVLARNDHLLAPLGDYRTVAHLRIDVDGQPVNVYATHLNERADESGSRIRGEQVADLLKFIADTAGDAPVVIAGDFNALVDAGDLSALRNHYGDSFGSVHVNNELAQVSTLNRHYFDAPLRIDHIFFQQDRLLAREARILFDQPYAEGRWASDHYGVWTRLQFAPSPGSPAATTP, encoded by the coding sequence ATGGCCGGGCTGCTGGCATCGGCGGCGTTGCTGGCCGGCGTCGCCCTCGCCGCCGAACCCGTTGCCGTCGCCCCAATACCCGTGTCCTCGGCCAGCGCCGCGCCGGGCATGAGCATGGTCACCTTCAACCTGCACCACGACCGCGAAGACTGGCCGGCGCGGCGCAAGGTGATCCTGCGCGAGCTGCGGTCGCTGCACCCCGATGCGATCGCGCTGCAGGAAGTGATCCAGAAGCCGCACGTGCGCAACCAGGCCGCGTGGCTGGCGCGCAAGCTCGGCTACGACTACCAGTTCGTCTCCACCGACCCGCCCGGTCGCTTCAAGCGCTATGGCAACGCACTGTTGACCCGGCGCCCGGTGCTGGCGCGCAATGACCACCTGCTGGCGCCGTTGGGCGACTACCGCACGGTGGCGCACCTGCGCATCGATGTGGACGGCCAGCCGGTGAACGTCTATGCCACGCACCTGAACGAGCGCGCGGACGAGAGTGGCAGTCGCATCCGTGGCGAGCAGGTGGCCGACCTGCTGAAGTTCATCGCCGACACCGCTGGCGACGCCCCGGTGGTGATCGCCGGCGACTTCAACGCACTGGTGGATGCGGGCGACCTCAGTGCATTGCGCAATCACTACGGTGACAGCTTCGGCAGCGTGCACGTCAACAACGAACTGGCGCAGGTCAGTACCCTCAACCGGCACTACTTCGACGCGCCGCTGCGCATCGACCATATCTTCTTCCAGCAGGACCGCCTGCTCGCGCGTGAGGCGCGGATCCTGTTCGACCAGCCGTACGCCGAAGGGCGCTGGGCCTCGGACCATTACGGCGTATGGACGCGCCTGCAGTTCGCGCCCAGCCCGGGCAGCCCGGCCGCCACCACGCCCTGA
- a CDS encoding carbohydrate ABC transporter permease, with translation MSREIGQSRWHAWWVNGGLTVLALVSLAPLLWMLSVSFMPTGEAAHFPPPLLPSSVTTANYHELFARTGMGNNFVNSLGVSLAITLGSLLLNTMAGYAFAKLRFAGRERIFQLLLAALVIPAQVAMLPLFLLMKQLGLVNSFGGVIVPALASVFGIFLVRQYARSIPDELLEAARIDGAGEMRIFFQIVLPMLKPVLVTLSIFTFMGAWNDFMWPLIVLTDQEHYTLPVALATLSREHIMDVEMMMAGAVVTVVPVLLLFLALQRYYIQGLLLGSVKG, from the coding sequence ATGAGTCGTGAAATCGGCCAGTCGCGCTGGCATGCATGGTGGGTCAACGGTGGCTTGACGGTACTGGCGCTGGTCAGCCTGGCGCCGCTGCTGTGGATGCTGTCGGTGTCGTTCATGCCCACCGGCGAGGCGGCACATTTCCCGCCGCCGCTGCTGCCGTCCTCGGTGACCACTGCGAACTATCACGAGTTGTTCGCGCGCACCGGCATGGGCAACAACTTCGTCAACAGCCTGGGCGTGTCGCTGGCCATCACGCTGGGCTCGCTGCTGCTCAACACCATGGCCGGCTATGCGTTCGCCAAGCTGCGTTTCGCCGGCCGCGAGCGCATCTTCCAGTTGCTGCTGGCCGCGCTGGTGATCCCGGCGCAGGTGGCGATGCTGCCGCTGTTCCTGCTGATGAAGCAGCTGGGCCTGGTCAACAGCTTCGGCGGGGTGATCGTGCCGGCGCTGGCCAGCGTGTTCGGCATCTTCCTGGTGCGCCAGTACGCGCGCTCGATTCCCGATGAGCTGCTGGAAGCGGCGCGCATCGACGGGGCAGGGGAGATGCGGATCTTCTTCCAGATCGTGCTGCCGATGCTCAAGCCGGTGCTGGTGACCCTGTCGATCTTCACCTTCATGGGCGCGTGGAACGATTTCATGTGGCCGTTGATCGTGTTGACCGACCAGGAGCACTACACTTTGCCGGTCGCCCTGGCCACCCTGTCGCGCGAACACATCATGGACGTGGAAATGATGATGGCCGGCGCGGTGGTCACGGTGGTTCCGGTGCTGCTGCTGTTCCTGGCATTGCAGCGTTACTACATCCAAGGTCTGCTGCTGGGGAGTGTCAAAGGGTGA
- a CDS encoding discoidin domain-containing protein — MAAPAAAPAPLPAPKVLDSFDDMTPWKLVVSDQVSGSLRSVVGSGGGRALCVDYDFHDVSGYVGIRRELGIEYPANYRFGVQLRGDSPANDLQFKLIDASGDNVWWVNRPGYAFPKAWSTVQYRARQIDKAWGPGKETTLTRSAAVEFTLYSKVGGKGTVCFDRLTLQGLPPMDTSALTPSVIADTATALQSRIADGKPDTVWISGGVADQTISLDLHKVREFGGAVIQWLPGLEATRYVVRTSQDGRSWKEVREVVGGGGDRDWLALPDTEARYLRFDLKGGPSWRYGIRDISLKPLDFAATPNDFVRSVGADLPRGSVPRGFSGEQPYWTLLGLDGGREQALIGEDGALEVAKASFSVEPFVQVDGKKLLSWADVASTQSLQDDYLPIASVDWRHDTAALKVTGFVQGTPDKAQLVGRYTLHNPDKVAHDYTLALAVRPWQVNPPTQFLNTVGGVSRIDNLSVEATDVEVNGSPRLYPAQAPDSTFATTFDGKLDVVHLASGKLPGTTEVRDPTGLASGALLYRWRLEPGQSREVAIVLPQTGSWTMPKDFDAAKAQQAVASMWRTKLDQVTLQVPAAGKPLADTLRTALAHMLISRIGPSIQPGTRSYSRSWIRDGAMISEGLLRMGRSDAVREYVTWYAPHQFDNGKVPCCVDPRGSDPVPENDSHGELIFNIAEYWRYTGDSTFLEVMWPHVQGAYTYMEQLRLSERTEENRARNPAFYGMMPVSISHEGYSAKPMHSYWDNFWALRGYKDAATIATTLGKMDALQISESRDQFRDDLQASLLAAVALHKIDYLPGAAELGDFDATSTTIALAPGGEQGRLPQPYLDNTFERYWKQFEERRDGKREWKDYTPYEWRNVAAFVRLGWRDRAWQATEFFFKDRAPQAWNQWAEVVSHTPRKPFFVGDLPHAWVASDFVRSALDMFAYSRDVDDSLVLAAGVPTRWLEGKGVAINGLRTPNGQLSYALSRSDKQLVLDLSAGLVPPHGGVILPWPYSGEPGGTTVNGEPAQWLNGELRITQVPARVEIDVPSSVRRAERKAQ, encoded by the coding sequence CTGGCGGCCCCGGCCGCCGCGCCGGCCCCGTTGCCGGCACCGAAGGTGCTGGACAGCTTCGACGACATGACGCCCTGGAAGCTGGTGGTGTCCGACCAGGTCAGCGGCTCGCTGCGCAGCGTGGTCGGCAGTGGCGGCGGGCGTGCGCTGTGCGTGGACTACGACTTCCACGACGTGTCGGGCTACGTGGGCATCCGCCGCGAGCTGGGCATCGAGTACCCGGCCAACTACCGGTTCGGCGTGCAGCTGCGCGGCGACTCGCCGGCCAACGACCTGCAGTTCAAGCTGATCGACGCCAGCGGCGACAACGTGTGGTGGGTCAACCGGCCCGGCTACGCCTTCCCCAAGGCGTGGAGCACGGTGCAGTACCGTGCCCGCCAGATCGACAAGGCCTGGGGCCCGGGCAAGGAAACAACGCTGACCCGCAGCGCCGCGGTCGAGTTCACCCTCTACAGCAAGGTCGGCGGCAAGGGCACGGTCTGTTTTGACCGCCTCACACTGCAGGGCCTGCCGCCAATGGATACCTCGGCGCTGACCCCGTCGGTGATCGCCGATACCGCCACCGCGCTGCAGAGCCGCATTGCCGACGGCAAGCCGGACACGGTGTGGATCAGCGGCGGCGTGGCCGACCAGACCATCAGCCTGGACCTGCACAAGGTGCGCGAGTTCGGCGGTGCGGTGATCCAGTGGTTGCCTGGCCTGGAGGCCACCCGCTACGTGGTGCGCACTTCGCAGGACGGACGCAGCTGGAAGGAAGTGCGCGAAGTGGTCGGCGGCGGCGGCGACCGCGACTGGCTGGCGCTGCCCGACACCGAAGCGCGCTACCTGCGCTTCGATCTCAAGGGCGGCCCCAGCTGGCGCTACGGTATCCGTGACATCAGCCTGAAACCGCTGGATTTTGCGGCGACTCCCAACGATTTCGTCCGTTCGGTAGGTGCCGATCTGCCGCGCGGTTCGGTACCACGCGGATTCAGTGGCGAGCAGCCGTACTGGACCCTGTTGGGTCTGGACGGCGGCCGCGAGCAGGCGTTGATCGGCGAAGACGGCGCGCTGGAAGTGGCCAAGGCCAGCTTCAGCGTGGAGCCGTTCGTGCAGGTGGATGGCAAGAAGCTGCTGAGCTGGGCCGACGTGGCCAGCACCCAGTCGCTGCAGGACGACTACCTGCCCATCGCCAGCGTCGACTGGCGCCACGACACGGCCGCGCTGAAGGTCACCGGGTTCGTGCAGGGCACTCCGGACAAGGCGCAGCTGGTGGGGCGCTACACCCTGCACAACCCCGACAAGGTGGCCCACGACTACACCCTGGCGCTGGCCGTACGCCCGTGGCAGGTGAACCCGCCCACCCAGTTCCTCAATACCGTCGGCGGCGTCAGCCGGATCGACAACCTGTCGGTGGAGGCCACCGACGTGGAGGTCAACGGCAGCCCGCGCCTGTACCCGGCGCAGGCTCCCGACAGCACGTTCGCCACCACCTTCGACGGCAAGCTGGACGTGGTCCACCTGGCCAGCGGCAAGCTGCCGGGCACCACCGAAGTGCGCGACCCGACCGGACTGGCCAGCGGTGCGCTGCTGTACCGCTGGCGGCTGGAGCCGGGCCAGAGCCGCGAGGTGGCCATCGTGCTGCCGCAGACCGGCAGCTGGACGATGCCCAAGGACTTCGATGCGGCCAAGGCCCAGCAGGCCGTGGCCTCGATGTGGCGGACCAAGCTGGACCAGGTGACCCTGCAGGTGCCCGCCGCGGGCAAGCCGCTGGCCGATACCCTGCGCACCGCCCTGGCCCACATGCTGATCTCGCGGATCGGGCCGAGCATCCAGCCGGGCACGCGCTCGTACTCGCGCAGCTGGATCCGGGACGGCGCGATGATTTCCGAAGGCCTGCTGCGCATGGGCCGCAGCGACGCGGTGCGCGAGTACGTTACCTGGTATGCCCCGCACCAGTTCGACAACGGCAAGGTGCCGTGCTGCGTCGATCCGCGCGGCAGCGACCCGGTGCCGGAAAACGACAGCCACGGCGAGTTGATCTTCAATATCGCCGAGTACTGGCGCTACACCGGCGACAGCACCTTCCTGGAGGTGATGTGGCCGCACGTGCAGGGCGCCTATACCTACATGGAGCAGCTGCGCCTGAGCGAGCGCACCGAGGAGAACCGCGCGCGCAACCCGGCCTTCTACGGGATGATGCCGGTGTCGATCAGCCACGAAGGCTATTCGGCCAAGCCGATGCATTCGTACTGGGACAACTTCTGGGCGCTGCGCGGCTACAAGGACGCGGCCACCATCGCCACCACGCTGGGCAAGATGGACGCCCTGCAGATCAGCGAGTCGCGCGACCAGTTCCGTGACGACCTGCAGGCCTCGCTGCTGGCTGCGGTGGCCCTGCACAAGATCGACTACCTGCCCGGCGCGGCCGAGCTGGGCGACTTCGACGCCACCTCCACCACCATCGCGCTGGCCCCGGGCGGCGAGCAGGGCAGGCTGCCGCAGCCGTACCTGGACAACACCTTCGAGCGCTACTGGAAGCAGTTCGAGGAACGCCGCGACGGCAAGCGTGAGTGGAAGGACTACACCCCGTATGAGTGGCGCAACGTGGCCGCGTTCGTGCGCCTGGGCTGGCGCGACCGCGCCTGGCAGGCCACCGAGTTCTTCTTCAAGGACCGTGCCCCGCAGGCCTGGAACCAATGGGCCGAGGTGGTCTCGCACACGCCGCGCAAGCCGTTCTTCGTCGGTGACCTGCCGCATGCGTGGGTGGCCTCGGACTTCGTGCGCTCGGCACTGGACATGTTTGCCTACAGCCGCGACGTCGACGACAGCCTGGTGCTGGCGGCCGGCGTGCCGACCCGATGGCTGGAAGGCAAGGGCGTGGCGATCAACGGCCTGCGCACCCCGAACGGCCAGCTGAGCTACGCGCTCAGCCGCAGCGACAAGCAGCTGGTGCTGGACCTGTCGGCCGGGCTGGTGCCGCCACATGGCGGGGTGATCCTGCCGTGGCCCTACAGTGGCGAACCCGGCGGCACCACCGTCAACGGCGAACCGGCGCAGTGGCTGAACGGCGAGCTGCGCATTACCCAGGTACCGGCGCGGGTCGAGATCGACGTGCCGTCGTCGGTGCGCCGCGCCGAGCGCAAGGCACAGTGA